From Brassica rapa cultivar Chiifu-401-42 chromosome A06, CAAS_Brap_v3.01, whole genome shotgun sequence:
CTCTACTGGTAAAATCTATTGtcttaaaagtaaatatattagatttgagtCTCATCAGATGCGAACGAGGAATTTAACAACCGGTTTCTTATATCTAATCTAATGAAATTATGAATTTTCTCATAACttcttaaattaaaaaaacaaaaaagatgagtttaaaaatataaccagCCCATGCTAATATCGGGATGACAAGTGGATTTATTATTCTAACCAACCGAGTCAGTCTAGATCCCGAGCTGTTAACTTTAATGGCAAAACCTTCTGCCTAATAGCCAGTTTCGCGTCTCACCAGTTACTGAAAAAGGATTTAGCAACCGGTTATTGTCCATAACTCAAAGAGATTATAAACTTCGATCCAGAACtttttaaattagaaatataaCCAGATCAGATTAGTATCGGCGGGAGACGTGGATTTATCGGTCTGACCAACCGAGTCAGTCTAGACTTGAAACACTGGTTacctaaaaattatataatatactgTAATCAAAGAATAACAtgtaaaaaagaagaatataagATAAAGGAGAGTGCAAAATATTCGGGAGTCCGTATTTTATACAGACAAAGGGGATATTCAGACAGAAATCAAAGTTAAGAAGTAAGTCGAAACGTGTCCACGAGAGAATCTCTTTTGTGCGTGCTTTGCATGGGATGCTAAAAAAGAAACAACTCTTTACTTTTcgtcaaaattaaaaaatgaaattcattcccgaattaaaagaaaagaaaaagaggtaACTAAAGTTGGATTCTTAAGAAGAATCTTTAGAAAAGTTAAGGGTTGGAGTCTTGCAGATGAAGATTTTAATTGGTTTGAACAAAGCGAGCAAACTTcagttacaaaaacaaaaacaaagcgaccaaaccaatcaaaatttcaaaagtttattgttattttcttgTGTTGTAATATGatgattattttaatttttgagatAGAAAAGGTTATTTCTCGTGTTCTAATTTTAGGGGGTAGTTTATTAACTTTTATTCAGTAAAAAGTTTATTCAAAGAGATGGATGATGGAATTCGAGACTAATAATACAAAGGGAATTCCACAATGACTGGTTAACGTGATGAGGGAATGAGGTACCTTctgttttttaagaaaatactttttatgtttaatattttttaattttcgccagctTTAACGTTTCATGCAAAGTCCTGTATTGCTATTATCCTGTTATATCATCTGCATATTCTAACATGATAGATTTTTACAGAACACATGAGCGAACAATCCAACATAGATATACGTGTATATTCGTGGCTATGTGCATCTAGAAtcataatatacatatatgatatatgtatatatcaatTGTGTGTATAGTGTATGCTCTAAGATTTTACATGTAAATTCAAGGACTTTTAGTCTAGTCATTAAGGATGTAGATCAACATGAATTATATTAATTGTTAGGTTTCATGCACgttaaagttaaaaataaactagCAATGAACGGATTGACTGAtgatgtatatattatttagatCATATTGTAGTTTTTAATGTGGAATTGTTGACATATTCTTTTGATATGTTGGTCTTCCGATGTTATTTGGACTCTAGTAACATAATAATCATAAGGCGAAATTTGGACCTCAACAAAATATCAATTGCTGAACCTTTTTTCACACTGGAAATTCATTCATGATAGAAAGATCAGTTGCTGAACTAGCGTATACAATAATGGACCACTCagttgattttttaaagaagattatgaaaaatatacatatgtAAAAGCATCTAACATTTTTCTTTATACAATTTTCACCACGTGTATATTAAGTTAACAACTATGTTGACAATCTATTATGTTAAAAACTATGTTATTCTAGGATATAAGCAATTGGGGATGTAGCTCAAATGGTAGAGCGCTCGCTTTGCATGCGAGAGGCACGGGGTTCGATCCCCCGCATCTCCACAAGGCCATTTTAATATTAGGTCTTTCATCTTTTGAAAACATTCATTCATGAAAATCTTTACTTCACAATAAATTTCAATTTTCTCTCTCTCAGAAAAAGAATATTGCACTTTACACTTTCTTTGTAAGAGTTTAACATATTCAGAGATTAATAGTTTAAATACATTTCtccaaaacaataaaatttaaaagaagtAATATCGTTTACAAAACTAAACAGCAAACAAAAATTGGATGAATGAAAATATATAGCTACAGTATTGTTCCaagagcaaaaaaaataaaaataaaaatgaaagaataTAGAATCTAAATTCTTTCTTCTACTCATAGCTACAGCTTCCACTCTTACAAAACCTTCTTCAAGTGTTCATCTTCTGTccgagaaaaataaataatctctCTCAATAATTTGCAGGAGGCATCTTCTGGATCTGTTTAGAACAAAATAAAATCGTATACAAAAATATCAGATACTGATTCATTATTAGCTCAGGAAGTTTAAACACCTAAACAACAAGTGAGAGAGAACTCACCAGTGAAACAACTGTGTAGTAGAGACTAGTGAGTGTTTGTTTATGTGTAGTGAAAGAAGAATCtatttttgagttattttttGAGAAAAGGTTTTTGACAGACAAGAAGTCTTTGGTCGCTACCGTCTTGAAGATCAATCACTCGTGCTTCCCAACGCACTCGAGTTGCCATTGCACGTGCCATCTCTATTACTCCCAACTTGTCGCTTATTACAACCCATCCCTATATTAAATCATTCACACAAAACGTcaagttctttttttctttgagatCTTGTAGAAAAACAAGAATCTGtgtgttttatattatatataaacctCAGGGCGGAGAATCCGATCCATCTCCAGGAACAAGTCCATTAGGCTACACCGTTCTGAGCTAAGATGTGTGAGTAGCTCATTGGCATGAAGCATGTCATATGTTCGTGGATACGTTGGGAATGGTTCACACCTGCGCAGTGAACAAATAAATGTCTGAAAGATTCTTCTTTGAGGAACTTCAGAGAGGGAAAACACACACACTCACCAGTCATGTAACACACCGGCAAAGCCACGGTCAAGTATGATAGGAAGAGTATTACGCGCATTAACTGGAACAACATTCATCACCCAAGCGGACTTCCCTTGTTCGAGCAAAGCAGAGTTTAAGTTCCCAAAACGAGCATTCATGTCCATCACATTACGTATCATGTTGAAAGGAGGGAGAGGATCTTCATCACCGGGTCTCTTTGGGTGGTCAGAGAATATCAAAGGTGTAAGCAAGGACCAATAGTTTTTAAGTGCTGATCTCCATACTTGTGTATCCTCAGAGAACTCTTCAGGTTTTACACCTGAaagtaaacaaaacaaactGTTTTAGATTTCTGAAAGTACTAAAAGTGATCATTTGAACAATGAAAGAGATACTTTCCATGAATTTCGAGCTCAGCTGAGGTAGTTCCTGCAACAGCAGACCTGTTCTGGATAGGGATCCAGCGTTTACTCGTGGTTCCGCTTATACATGGAACCAGTGGGTGGTAATAGGGAACGTTATCTCCATCTTTGCAAAGAGGTATAGAATCTTGAGAACTATGCACAAGAAACAAGATAGCATCAGTAGAGGAAAGACAAGGATATACACTTTTAATGACAACACTAGTCCTGGGCACAAAATCCCGAACCGAAACCTTCAAATACCCAAACTGTTcctatatttctatataaaaaataacCGAACCGAGAATTTACCGGTTCATTTATCCTCTAGCCCCCTACTCGAACTACCTGATAACCAAAATACCCAACCCGAACCGATACTCAAAAACCAGACTTGAACCGATACCCGAAATGCCCAGGCATAGACAACACCATGCCTGAGGATCATACTTACCGAGAGGAATAGCAATTTGAATCTGCAGTTTTCTGCCAAAGAAACGACTCATCTTGCTGAGCTGTTAGACTCCAGCATATCTTCTTAGACAACTCATTCACACGTGTCGAGATGCTCGTTTTCTTCGTATCTGGCAAGTTTCCCTGTGCTTTGTTCGTAGGAGAAGTTAAAACAAAGTACCCTCCCGGTTTCAGAACACGATCCACTTCCAGAAGTAGCATTGCATCTGCTCAggagacaaaaaaagaaaacttcaTCATGTCTCAGCCTCAACAAAGACAAGGAACCAAACATACATGTCGATGTAATAATTACCTTTGATATCCCAAGTAATGCCACATTGAGCACAATGAACCATGTCAAAAGACAGTGATGGATAAGGAAGCTGCTTTGAGAAGAAATTGCCAATCATTGCAGGAAGACCTCTCTCTAAAGCTAACTGGACTTGGCTCCCAGTAGCTTCGTACTTCGCAATACATATAGGCATCAGCTTTAACGACACTAGATGCGCACCAAAGCTTCCAAATCCACAACCTATGTCTAACACAGTCCTTACCTGCAAACACACATCATAAGTAATCTCATAAGCTGgaaccaaaaaattaataatctcaAGAAAAACTTACACCCGCTTGAGCAAACTCAGTATCGCTTCCTAAGCCAATCATCTCAGCGATTTGACGAGCATAGTCTTTGACCCCATCAAAGATCAGACCGTCTTCCGAGTGAAATGTAATTTGATTCTCTTCAAGCAACATTAACCTAACAATGACAACAAGCAAAAAGATCAATACATGAGGAAACTATTAAGTGTCAAAAAGCAAGAGGACCTTGTTGTAACGGTTccagacgaaagaaactggtcTTTAGTTATCTTCACGTTCCCACTCCAAATGATATCTCTACCAAGAGGCCACCGAAGTGGTATCTTATAGTCTCTTGGAGGACGAACAACAcacctctctttctctctctcaaacTCGCAATGCCTATCCAACTCATCACCCTCTTGAAGCCCAGCAAGCAAGTTCCCAGTTACATTATAACAAGGCACGTAGCTCTCTCTTTCTTTACCGCACAGAGGAAACTCTTTCAGACTAGTCCCTAGCGAGAGAGACCTCAGATCAAGGTAATCAACAGCGGCTTGCTCCTTTATCCTCCTATAGTTACTATAAATGTTGGGCACACGTGTTGAACCAGTAGAAGAAGCCTCGTATGAAGTGGACGTCAAGGGTGATAAAATTGTAAGTAGAGCCACAACGCCGAGGATGAAGAAGAGCAACCCTTTGATCCGTGGTCTGAGACCGAACACAGAGGAAACACTCTTGTACCAAGGACTTGTCATGGTGTAAGATTTCTCTAACAAAGTCTTAATCTTGAAGCCATTTGTGGAACAAAGGCTAAGTCTTTTTTGTCCACTGTTATAATCCAAATCAGGAAATGGGCACTGACAGAGACATGTAAGGACAATTCAAACCATGTACCTGCAAGCAAATCTTGCAGATCAAACATCCCAAAAAGGAAACATTACTTTAATTAGCTAGTGAAGAGAATTTTGCTTTTTTCGTCgacgaaagaaaaaaaaaatcaaatcttgaAGCTTTTCATGATGAGATCTCGAGAATGGAGATCAGATCAAACAGAACAGTAATTTCCCGACAAGGACGGTAATTAGATTAGGGTTTTTGAGAAGCGTAGTGTACCTGTAATAGATTGCTGGAAAAGGATTTAGCTTTCGACCAACAATGGCAAAGATTGAAGACAAAAGAGGATGAGAGATTCCAATTATATGGGCGCTCTGTAATCTGAGTAGAGTTCGTTTatgaattttgtttattttaattgtttattttatgaatatatttgtaaattattaCCATTAAATAAATGAGATGATTAACGAAAATTCAATAAAGTGATTAAATTCTAACTAGATCTGGATAAATGTGTGAGTAACTTTttcaaaacaagaaaataatatttttttttgttaatttaattcCAGCAAAGAAAAACAGTCATGAAAGAAGCATAGGAGGCGAATAATTGCAATTCGTGGCTCACTTTTCTTTTTGTCGTCATTTAATAAATTGGTCTCTTtgtccttttttattttattattagtttgaaaaaacatttttattaattattataatgcTGTTGTTGGGGAGCAATAATACTCCACTACAAGTCtacaataaatttttttttttctactctCTGTTAGGTTCAAGCTTGTattacgtttttttttgttaactagAAGAAATTTAGGCCTTGGACTCTAATGATTTAACGAGTTCAagtttgtatatgttatataggAATAATTATTTAACGAGTTCATCATCGGCTTACACTtatcttttaacaaaaaaagaaaattcttaATAAAATAGCTTTATATACTATGATGTGTGCTTTACGCATTATATAGCTTAGGACCGACACTGTATATGGTCTGTGTTTTAGTCATACAAACTAAGTGATAATCCGCGTTCTGCGCGGAGCGAGTGAAAAAaagtgatttttatttttaaatttatcgatattaaaaaatttaaagttatagGCACAAATATTAGATTTGATGATATATATCAAATGAAattatgcatgtatatataatgttagcttaactgtttttttttttgaaaaagtttgTGTAATTGGTTATgtgtaaattaaatatattgtatgaaaaaaatgtataatagtaAGCAATAACTTATATTAATTTACTATGAATTTAAGACAACacaaaacatagaaaatagaattactgctttcataataaaattataattataaaattaaaagaaataggttttcaagaaaattattttaaaatacaacatattgatgaaaaagtCTGATAGAATACAAATCTATCCATAAATATTCTTgctatcctaatttctaaatcacaaaaccaaaatttacaatatttatctaatgaatgaaaactttccaaaaaatacagtttttaagaaaactatttaaaaatacaaaatattgatgaaaatttcttaaagaatactcatctatccaaaaatattcttgttatcctaatttctaaatcacaatactcaaatgtacaatatttctctaataaatgaaaacttttcaaaaaatagcagtttttaagaaaattatttaaaaatacaatatattgatgaaaaactcagaaataatactcatctatccaaaaatattcttgttatcctaatttctaaatcacaaaccctaaatctacagtatttctctaataaatgaaaactttccaaaaatagcagtttttaagaaaattattttaaaatacaacatattgatgaaaaattctgaaagagtactcaactatccacaaatattcttgttatcctaatttataaatcacaaaacccaaatcaacaatatttctctaacaaatgaaaactttccaaaaatagcagttttttaaaaaattatttaaaaatacaacatattgatgaaaaattctgaaagagtactcaacatatccacaaatattcttgttatcctaatttctaaatcacaaaccctatatctacagtatttctcaaataaatgaaaactttccaaaaataatagtttttaagaaaattatttaaaaatacaccatattgatgaaaaattctgaaagagtactcaactatccacaaatattcttgttatcctaatttataaatcacaaaccctaaatcaacaatatttctctaataatgaaaactttccaaaaacagcagtttttaagaaaattatttaaaaaatacaacatattgatgaaaaattctgaaagagtactcaactatccacaaatattcttgttatcctaatttctaaatcacaaacccaaatctacagtatttctctaataaatgaaaactttccaaaatagcagtttttaagaaaattatttaaaaatacaacatattgatgaaaaattctgaaagagtactcaactatccacaaatattcttgttatcctaatttctaaatcacaaaacccaaatcaacaatatttctctaataaatgaaaactttccaaaaatagcagtttttaagaaaattatttaaaaatacaacatattgatgaaaaattctgaaagagtactcaactatccacaaatattcttgttatcctaatttctaaatcacaaacccttaatctacagtatttctctaataaatgaaaactttccaaaaatagcagtttttaagaaaattatttaaaaatacaacatattgatgaaaaattctgaaagagtactcaactatccacaaatattcttgttatcctaatttctaaatcacaaacccttaatcaacaatatttctctaataaatgaaaactttccaaaaatagcagtttttaagaaaattatttaaaaatacaacatattgatgaaaaattctgaaagagtactcaactatccacaaatattcttgttatcctaatttctaaatcacaaacccttaaatctacagtatttctctaataaatgaaaacttcccaaaaatagcagtttttaagaaaattatttaaaaatacaacatattgatgaaaaattctgaaagagtactcaactatccacaaatattcttgttatcctaatttctaaatcacaaacccaaatcaacaatatttctctaataaatgaaaactttccaaaaatagcagtttttaagaaaattatttaaaaatactacatattgatgaaaaattctgaaagagtactcaactatccacaaatattattgttatcctaatttttaaatcacaaacctctaatctacaatatttctctaataaatgaaaactttccaaaaatagcagtttttaagaaaattatttaaaaatacaacatattgatgaaaaattctgaaagagtactcaactatccaaaaatattcttgttatcctaatttctaaatcacaaaacccaaatctacaaaattttctaataaatgaaaactttccaaaatagcagtttttaagaaaattatttacacaatacaacatattgatgaaaaattctgaaagagtactcaactatccacaaatattattgttatccaaatttctaaatcacaaaccctaaatctacagtatttctctaataaatgaaaactttccaaaaatagcagtttttaagaaaattatttaaaaatacaacatattgatgaaaaattctgaaagagtactcaactatccacaaatattattgttatcctaatttataaatcacaaacccttaaatctacagtatttctctaataagtgaaaacttttcaaaaatagcagtttttaagaacattatttaaaaatacaacatattgatgaaaaattctgaaagagtactcaactatccacaaatattcttgttatcctaatttctaaatcacaaacccaaatctacaatatttctctaataaatgaaaactttccaaaaatagcagtttttaagaaaattatttaaaaatacaacatattgatgaaaaattctgaaagagtactcaactatccacaaatattcttgttatcctaatttctaaatcacaaacccaaatctacagtatttctctaataaatgaaaactttccaaaaatagcagtttttaagaaaattatttaaaaatacaacatattgatgaaaaattctgaaagagtactcaactatccacaaatattcttgttatcctaatttctaaatcacaaaacccaaatcaacaatatttctctaataaatgaaaactttccaaaaatagcagtttttaagaaaattatttaaaaatacaacatattgatgaaaaattctgaaagagtactcaactatccacaaatattattgttatcctaatttctaaatcacaaaccctaaatctacaatatttctctaataaatgaaaactttccaaaaatagcagctttttaagaaaattatttaaaaatacaacatattgatgaaaaattctgaaagagtactcaactatccacaaatattcttgttatcctaatttctaaatcacaaacccttaatctacagtatttctctaataaatgaaaactttccaaaaatagcagtttttaagaaaattatttaaaaatacaacatattgatgaaaaattctgaaagagtactcaactatccacaaatattcttgttatcctaatttctaaatcacaaacccttaatctacagtatttctctaataaatgaaaactttccaaaaatagcagtttttaagaaaattatttaaaaatacaacatattgatgaaaaattctgaaagagtactcaactatccacaaatattcttgttatcctaatttctaaatcacaaaacccaaatcaacaatatttctctaataaatgaaaactttccaaaaatagcagtttttaagaaaattatttaaaaatacaacatattgatgaaaaattctgaaagagtactcaacta
This genomic window contains:
- the LOC103875405 gene encoding probable methyltransferase PMT5, encoding MTSPWYKSVSSVFGLRPRIKGLLFFILGVVALLTILSPLTSTSYEASSTGSTRVPNIYSNYRRIKEQAAVDYLDLRSLSLGTSLKEFPLCGKERESYVPCYNVTGNLLAGLQEGDELDRHCEFEREKERCVVRPPRDYKIPLRWPLGRDIIWSGNVKITKDQFLSSGTVTTRLMLLEENQITFHSEDGLIFDGVKDYARQIAEMIGLGSDTEFAQAGVRTVLDIGCGFGSFGAHLVSLKLMPICIAKYEATGSQVQLALERGLPAMIGNFFSKQLPYPSLSFDMVHCAQCGITWDIKDAMLLLEVDRVLKPGGYFVLTSPTNKAQGNLPDTKKTSISTRVNELSKKICWSLTAQQDESFLWQKTADSNCYSSRSQDSIPLCKDGDNVPYYHPLVPCISGTTSKRWIPIQNRSAVAGTTSAELEIHGVKPEEFSEDTQVWRSALKNYWSLLTPLIFSDHPKRPGDEDPLPPFNMIRNVMDMNARFGNLNSALLEQGKSAWVMNVVPVNARNTLPIILDRGFAGVLHDWCEPFPTYPRTYDMLHANELLTHLSSERCSLMDLFLEMDRILRPEGWVVISDKLGVIEMARAMATRVRWEARVIDLQDGSDQRLLVCQKPFLKK